The proteins below come from a single Anguilla rostrata isolate EN2019 chromosome 3, ASM1855537v3, whole genome shotgun sequence genomic window:
- the polr2a gene encoding LOW QUALITY PROTEIN: DNA-directed RNA polymerase II subunit RPB1 (The sequence of the model RefSeq protein was modified relative to this genomic sequence to represent the inferred CDS: inserted 1 base in 1 codon), with translation MHGPPSGDSACPLRLIKRVQFGIISPDELKRMSVTEGGIKYPETTEGGRPKLGGLMDPRQGVIERSGRCQTCAGNMTECPGHFGHIELAKPVFHVGFITKIMKVLRCVCFFCSKLLVDSNNPKIKDILSKSKGQPRKRLTHVYDLCKGKNICEGGEEMDNKFGVEQAEAEEDITKEKGHGGCGRYQPCIRRSGLELYAEWKHVNEDSQEKKILLSPERVHEIFKRISDEEDIILGMDPKFARPEWMIVTVLPVPPLAVRPAVVMQGSARNQDDLTHKLADIVKINNQLRRNEQSGAAAHVIAEDVKLLQFHVATMVDNELPGLPRAMQKSGRPLKSIKQRLKGKEGRVRGNLMGKRVDFSARTVITPDPNLQIDQVGVPRSIAANMTFPEIVTPFNIDRLQELVRRGNSQYPGAKYIIRDNGDRIDLRFHPKPSDLHLQIGYKVERHMCDGDIIIFNRQPTLHKMSMMGHKVRILPWSTFRLNLSVTTPYNADFDGDEMNLHLPQSLETRAEIQELAMVPRMIVTPQSNRPVMGIVQDTLTAVRKFTKRDVFLERGEVMNLLMFLSTWDGKVPQPAILKPRPLWTGKQIFSLIIPGHINVIRTHSTHPDEEDSGPYKHISPGDTKVIVENGELIMGILCKKSLGTSAGSLVHISYLEMGHDVTRLFYSNIQTVVNNWLLIEGHSIGIGDSIADAKTYLDIQNTIKKAKQDVIEVIEKAHNNELEPTPGNTLRQTFENQVNRILNDARDKTGSSAQKSLSEYNNFKSMVVAGSKGSKINISQVIAVVGQQNVEGKRIPFGFKHRTLPHFIKDDYGPESRGFVENSYLAGLTPTEFFFHAMGGREGLIDTAVKTAETGYIQRRLIKSMESVMVKYDATVRNSINQVVQLRYGEDGLAGEAVEFQNMATLKPSNKAFEKKFKFDCTNERALRRTLQEDVVKDVMTNAHVQSALEREFEKMREDREILRAIFPTGDSKVVLPCNLARMIWNAQKIFRINPRTPTDLNPLRVVDGLQDLSKKLVIVNGDDPLSRQAQQNATLLFNIHLRSTLCSRRMTEEFRLSTEAFDWLLGEIETKFNQSIVHPGEMVGALAAQSLGEPATQMTLNTFHYAGVSAKNVTLGVPRLKELINISKRPKTPSLTVFLLGQAARDAERAKDILCRLEHTTLRKVTANTAIYYDPNPQSTVVTEDQEWVNVYYEMPDFDVTRISPWLLRIELDRKHMTDRKLTMEQIAEKINAGFGDDLNCIFNDDNAEKLVLRIRIMNSDENKFQEDEEVVDKMDDDVFLRCIESNMLTDMTLQGIEQISKVYMHLPQTDNKKKIIITEDGEFKALQEWILETDGVGLMRVLSEKDVDPVRTTSNDIVEIFTVLGIEAVRKALERELYHVISFDGSYVNYRHLALLCDTMTCRGHLMAITRHGINRQDTGPLMKCSFEETVDVLMEASSHGESDPMKGVSENIMLGQLAPAGTGCFDLLLDAEKCKYGMEIPTNIPGISVAGPTGMFFGSAPSPMSSMSPAMTPWNTGATPAYGAWSPSMGSGMTPGAAGFSPSAASDASGFSPGYSPAWSPTPGSPGSPGPASPYIPSPGGAMSPNYSPTSPAYEPRSPGGYTPQSPGYSPTSPSYSPTSPSYSPTSPNYSPTSPSYSPTSPSYSPTSPSYSPTSPSYSPTSPSYSPTSPSYSPTSPSYSPTSPSYSPTSPSYSPTSPSYSPTSPSYSPTSPSYSPTSPSYSPTSPSYSPTSPSYSPTSPSYSPTSPNYTPTSPSYSPTSPSYSPTSPSYSPTSPNYTPTSPNYSPTSPSYSPTSPSYSPSSPRYTPQSPTYTPSSPSYSPSSPSYSPTSPKYTPTSPSYSPSSPEYTPTSPKYSPTSPKYSPTSPKYSPTSPTYSPTTPKYSPTXPTYSPTSPTYTPTSPKYSPTSPTYSPTSPKYSPTSPTYSPTSPKGSTYSPTSPGYSPTSPTYSLTSPAISPDDSDEENN, from the exons ATGCACGGACCGCCCTCCGGCGACAGCGCATGCCCATTGCGCCTCATCAAGAGAGTGCAATTCGGCATCATCAGCCCAGATGAGCTT AAACGGATGTCAGTCACAGAAGGAGGTATCAAATACCCTGAAACCACAGAGGGTGGCCGTCCCAAATTGGGAGGTTTGATGGATCCTCGACAAGGGGTCATCGAGAGGTCAGGCAGGTGCCAGACTTGTGCAG GTAACATGACAGAATGTCCGGGGCACTTTGGCCACATTGAGCTGGCCAAGCCGGTTTTTCATGTAGGCTTCATCACCAAAATCATGAAGGTTCTGCGGTGTGTCTGCTTCTTCTGCTCCAAGCTGCTGGTTGATTCG AATAACCCAAAAATCAAGGACATCCTGTCCAAGTCAAAGGGTCAGCCACGGAAGCGACTGACACACGTGTATGACCTATGCAAAGGAAAAAACATctgtgaggggggtgaggagatGGACAACAAATTTGGCGTGGAGCAGGCTGAGGCTGAGGAAGACATTACGAAGGAGAAG GGCCATGGCGGTTGTGGACGCTATCAGCCTTGTATCCGCCGCTCGGGGCTGGAGCTGTACGCGGAGTGGAAGCATGTCAACGAGGACTCCCAGGAAAAGAAGATTCTGCTGAGCCCTGAGCGCGTGCACGAGATCTTCAAGCGCATCTCTGACGAGGAGGACATCATCCTGGGCATGGACCCCAAATTTGCCCGGCCCGAGTGGATGATCGTcactgtgctgcctgtgccCCCGCTGGCTGTCCGACCCGCCGTGGTCATGCAGGGCTCCGCCCGTAACCAG GATGATTTGACACACAAGCTGGCGGACATTGTGAAGATCAATAATCAGCTGCGGCGGAATGAGCAGAGCGGGGCGGCGGCCCACGTCATCGCCGAGGACGTGAAGCTGCTGCAGTTCCACGTGGCCACCATGGTGGACAATGAGCTGCCTGGCCTGCCTAGG GCCATGCAGAAATCGGGCCGCCCCCTTAAATCTATAAAACAGCGGCTGAAGGGGAAGGAGGGCCGTGTCAGAGGAAACCTGATGGGGAAGCGTGTGGACTTCTCTGCCCGTACCGTCATCACCCCAGACCCGAACTTACAGATCGACCAGGTCGGCGTCCCGCGCTCCATTGCTGCCAACATGACCTTCCCTGAGATCGTCACCCCCTTCAACATTGACAG ACTCCAGGAGCTGGTGAGAAGGGGGAACAGTCAATATCCGGGAGCCAAATACATCATCCGTGACAACGGTGACCGTATTGACCTGCGTTTCCACCCTAAACCCAGCGACCTGCACCTCCAGATTGGCTACAAG GTGGAGCGGCACATGTGCGatggtgacatcatcatcttcaACAGACAGCCCACGCTGCACAAAATGTCTATGATGGGGCACAAAGTTCGAATCCTGCCCTGGTCCACCTTCCGACTCAACCTCAG TGTGACCACCCCTTACAACGCTGACTTTGACGGGGACGAGATGAACCTTCACCTGCCGCAGTCCCTGGAGACGCGAGCGGAGATCCAGGAGCTCGCCATGGTGCCCCGCATGATTGTCACGCCCCAGTCCAACCGGCCTGTCATGGGTATCGTGCAGGATACTCTCACGGCTGTGCGCAAGTTCACCAAGAGGGACGTCTTTCTGGAGAGG GGAGAGGTGATGAACCTGCTCATGTTCCTGTCCACCTGGGACGGGAAGGTCCCCCAGCCGGCCATCCTGAAGCCCCGGCCGCTCTGGACCGGCAAGCAGATCTTCAGCCTCATCATCCCCGGCCACATCAACGTCATCCGCACGCACAGCACTCACCCCGACGAGGAGGACAGCGGCCCCTACAAGCACATTTCCCCTGGAGACACGAAG GTGATCGTGGAGAACGGAGAGCTGATCATGGGCATCCTTTGTAAGAAGTCCTTGGGTACCTCCGCTGGTTCCCTGGTCCACATATCCTACCTGGAGATGGGCCACGATGTTACCCGCCTCTTTTATTCCAACATCCAAACTGTCGTCAACAACTGGCTGCTCATCGAGG GTCACTCTATTGGTATTGGTGACTCCATCGCTGATGCCAAGACTTACTTGGACATTCAGAACACCATCAAGAAAGCCAAACAGGATGTGATAGAG GTCATTGAGAAGGCCCACAATAATGAGCTGGAGCCCACTCCTGGTAACACCCTGAGGCAGACCTTCGAGAACCAGGTGAACCGCATCCTGAACGACGCCCGTGACAAGACTGGCTCCTCCGCCCAGAAGTCCCTGTCTGAGTACAACAACTTCAAGTCCATGGTGGTGGCGGGGTCCAAAGGATCCAAGATCAACATCTCGCAG GTCATTGCTGTGGTGGGGCAGCAGAACGTGGAGGGTAAGCGGATCCCCTTCGGCTTCAAGCACCGGACGCTGCCGCACTTCATCAAGGACGACTACGGGCCTGAGAGCAGGGGCTTTGTGGAGAACTCCTACCTGGCCGGCCTCACGCCAACCGAGTTTTTCTTCCACGCCATgggcgggagagaggggctTATCGACACAGCTGTGAAAACAGCTGAGACTG GTTACATTCAGCGACGTCTGATCAAGTCTATGGAGTCTGTGATGGTGAAGTATGACGCCACAGTGCGTAACTCCATTAACCAGGTGGTGCAGCTGCGCTATGGAGAGGACGGGCTGGCCGGTGAGGCTGTGGAGTTCCAGAACATGGCCACGCTCAAGCCCTCCAACAAGGCCTTCGAGAAAAA GTTCAAATTTGACTGCACCAACGAGCGAGCCCTGCGGCGCACCCTGCAGGAGGACGTGGTGAAGGACGTGATGACCAACGCACATGTGCAGAGCGCCCTGGAGCGAGAGTTTGAGAAGATGAGGGAGGACCGTGAGATCCTACGGGCCATCTTCCCCACTGGAGATAgcaag GTGGTGCTGCCTTGTAATCTTGCCAGGATGATTTGGAACGCACAGAAGATTTTCCGCATCAATCCTCGCACTCCCACAGATCTGAACCCCTTGCGTGTTGTCGATG GCCTGCAGGACCTGAGTAAGAAGCTGGTGATCGTGAACGGGGACGACCCCCTGAGCCGACAGGCGCAGCAGAACGCCACCCTGCTCTTCAACATCCACCTGCGCTCCACCCTCTGCTCCCGGCGCATGACCGAGGAGTTCCGCCTCAGCACCGAGGCCTTCGACTGGCTGCTGGGGGAGATCGAGACCAAGTTCAACCAGTCCATT gTACACCCCGGGGAGATGGTAGGAGCCCTCGCCGCCCAGTCCCTGGGAGAGCCGGCCACACAGATGACCCTGAACACCTTCCACTACGCCGGTGTGTCGGCCAAGAACGTCACCCTGGGTGTGCCTCGACTCAAGGAGCTCATCAACATCTCCAAAAGGCCCAAGACCCCCTCGCTCACTGTCTTCCTGCTGGGCCAGGCAGCCCGTGATGCAGAGAGGGCCAAG GACATCCTGTGTCGTCTGGAACACACCACTCTGCGCAAGGTGACTGCCAACACGGCCATCTACTACGACCCCAACCCCCAGAGCACGGTGGTGACCGAAGACCAGGAGTGGGTCAACGTGTACTACGAGATGCCCGACTTTGACGTGACGCGCATATCTCCATGGCTGCTCCGCATCGAGCTGGACCGCAAACACATGACTGACCGCAAACTGACCATGGAACAGATCGCCGAGAAGATCAATGCAG GCTTTGGAGATGATCTGAACTGCATCTTCAATGATGACAATGCAGAGAAGCTGGTACTGAGAATTCGCATCATGAACAGTGATGAGAACAAGTTCCAAGAG GATGAAGAGGTGGTAGACAAGATGGATGACGACGTGTTCCTGCGCTGCATTGAGTCCAACATGCTGACTGATATGACGTTACAGGGCATTGAGCAGATCAGCAAG GTGTACATGCACCTCCCTCAGACGGACAACAAGAAGAAGATCATCATCACGGAGGACGGAGAGTTCAAGGCCCTGCAGGAGTGGATCCTGGAGACGGACGGCGTGGGGCTCATGAGGGTCCTGAGTGAGAAGGACGTGGACCCGGTCAGAACCACCTCCAACGACATCGTGGAGATCTTCACG GTTTTGGGCATTGAAGCTGTGCGCAAGGCCCTGGAGAGGGAGCTGTACCACGTCATCTCCTTCGACGGCTCCTACGTCAACTACCGGCACTTGGCCCTGCTGTGTGACACCATGACCTGCCGCGGCCATCTGATGGCCATCACTCGACATGGCATCAACCGGCAGGACACCGGGCCACTTATGAAGTGCTCCTTCGAGGAGACG GTGGATGTGCTGATGGAGGCTTCCTCTCACGGGGAGAGCGACCCCATGAAGGGCGTGTCTGAGAACATCATGCTGGGTCAGCTGGCCCCGGCCGGCACCGGCTGCTTCGACCTGCTGCTAGACGCAGAAAAGTGCAAATACGGCATGGAGATCCCCACCAACATCCCTGGGATCAGTGTGGCAGGAC cAACGGGCATGTTTTTCGGCTCTGCTCCCAGTCCCATGAGCAGTATGTCTCCAGCCATGACCCCCTGGAACACAGGAGCCACGCCCGCCTACGGGGCCTGGTCGCCCAGCATGG GCAGCGGAATGACCCCCGGAGCGGCGGGCTTCTCGCCCAGCGCCGCGTCCGACGCCAGCGGCTTCTCCCCGGGGTACTCCCCAGCCTGGTCGCCCACGCCCGGCTCGCCTGGATCCCCAGGCCCCGCCAGCCCGTACATCCCCTCTCCAG GTGGAGCAATGTCTCCCAACTACTCTCCGACCTCCCCTGCCTACGAGCCGCGTTCACCGGGAGGCTACACGCCCCAGAGCCCGGGCTACTCCCCCACGTCGCCCTCTTACTCGCCCACGTCGCCCTCCTATTCCCCCACCAGCCCCAACTACAGCCCCACCTCCCCGTCCTATTCGCCCACCTCGCCCAGCTATTCGCCCACTTCGCCCTCCTACTCGCCCACGTCTCCCAGCTACTCCCCCACCTCGCCCTCCTATTCTCCCACGTCGCCTTCCTACTcgcccacctccccctcttactctcccacctcccccagcTACAGCCCCACCTCGCCTAGTTACAGCCCCACTTCACCCAGCTACAGCCCCACTTCGCCGTCATATTCTCCCACTTCCCCTTCCTACTCGCCCACCTCGCCGTCCTACTCGCCCACATCCCCCAGTTACTCCCCGACCTCTCCTTCCTACTCCCCTACCTCTCCGAGCTAtagccccacctcccccaactACACGCCCACCTCACCCTCTTACTCCCCCACGTCGCCCTCTTACTCCCCCACCTCACCGTCATACTCTCCCACCTCGCCCAACTacacccccaccagccccaactactctcccacctctccctcttACTCTCCAACTTCGCCATCCTACTCCCCGTCCAGCCCGCGGTACACCCCTCAGTCCCCCACGTACACGCCCAGCTCGCCCTCCTACAGCCCCAGCTCAccctcctactctcccacctcccccaaaTACACCCCCACGTCTCCCTCTTATAGCCCCAGCTCTCCAGAATACACCCCCACTTCCCCAAAATACTCCCCCACTTCCCCAAAGTACTCTCCGACGTCACCCAAGTACAGCCCCACCTCGCCCACTTACTCTCCCACCACCCCGAAATACAGCCCCA TCCCAACCTACTCCCCCACCTCACCCACCTATACACCAACCAGCCCCAAGTACTCCCCGACCTCCCCAACCTATTCACCCACTTCTCCCAAATACTCTCCCACCTCTCCCACCTACTCGCCCACTAGCCCCAAGGGCTCCACCTACAGCCCCACCTCTCCGGGCTACAGCCCCACATCCCCCACTTACAGCCTCACCAGCCCGGCCATTAGCCCCGACGACAGCGATGAGGAGAACAACTGA